A single window of Botrytis cinerea B05.10 chromosome 3, complete sequence DNA harbors:
- the Bcspt4 gene encoding Bcspt4 codes for MTENYVPPNQQRNLRACMVCSIVMTQNRFMREGCPNCEDFLHLQGSMEAIIDCTSQVFEGLITLADPSKSWVAKWQRLDGYVRGVYATKVNGQLPEEIVSTMEEEARVKYIPRDGSATEAD; via the exons ATGACTGAAAACTACGTACCTCCTAATCAGCAGCGCAACCTCCGCGCATGCATGGTCTGCTCAATCGTCATGACCCAAAAC CGTTTTATGCGAGAAGGGTGCCCCAATTGCGAGGATTTTCTCCATCTGCAAGGATCTATGGAAGCGATCATCGACTGCACATCTCAAGTGTTCGAAGGTCTCATTACACTGGCCGATCCATCCAAATCTTGGGTCGCGAAATGGCAGCGGTTGGATGGATATGTGAGAGGTGTTTATGCGACGAAAGTTAATGGACAACTACCGGAAGAGATCGTTTCGACAATGGAGGAAGAAGCGAGGGTCAAATATATTCC GAGAGATGGAAGTGCTACGGAAGCGGATTaa
- the Bcrts2 gene encoding Bcrts2, with amino-acid sequence MPKAEVGSTKFLNNKLKSKGLQRLRWYCQACERQMRDENGFKMHVQSESHVRQILLIGEDPKKYINDFSNQFQRDFLQLLRTSHGEKQVNLNHFYQEYISNKEHIHMNSTKWPSLTEFAKFLGRESLCRVEEADKGIQVAWIDNSPEALRRQDAIRKKERQDKGDEEREQLLIREQVRRAKQDAEARGESEMDEQERGLKREEGEKIKLSFGAKSAVSNSESKTIEPEESKTPAGDAPSLETAKDEDKLSEIPATGDDRTTESTNPEAAPPAPAKVSLKMGFQSKPKNVFAAAKKNALGGKKAPAFEPPKKMSEAERIMKEEIERKRSREQTNGGPSHKRPRF; translated from the exons ATGCCAAAAGCAGAAGTTGGATCAACGAAATTTTTAAACAACAAGTTAAAGTCCAAAGGACTTCAGCGATTACGATGGTACTGCCAA GCTTGCGAAAGACAAATGCGCGATGAAAATGGCTTCAAAATGCATGTACAATCTGAGTCGCATGTTCGACAAATTCTTCTAATCGGCGAAGATCCTAAGAAATATATCAACGATTTTAGTAATCAATTCCAGCGTGACTTTCTACAATTGCTACGAACATCTCATGGCGAAAAGCAAGTCAATTTGAATCATTTCTACCAGGAATACATCAGCAACAAGGAGCATATTCATATGAATTCAACGAAGTGGCCATCCTTGACAGAGTTTGCCAAATTTCTGGGAAGAGAAAGCTTATGTCGAGTAGAGGAAGCAGATAAAGGTATACAAGTAGCATGGATTGACAACTCACCCGAAGCGTTAAGACGGCAAGATGCgattagaaagaaagagagacaGGATAAGGGTGATGAGGAGCGGGAGCAATTGCTTATCAGAGAGCAGGTACGTCGAGCAAAGCAAGATGCCGAAGCTCGTGGAGAATCAGAGATGGATGAGCAAGAACGAGGCCTtaaaagagaggaaggggagaaaATAAAGCTTAGCTTCGGTGCTAAGTCTGCCGTTTCAAACTCTGAAAGCAAAACTATTGAGCCAGAGGAGAGCAAGACACCGGCTGGTGATGCGCCTTCTCTTGAAACTGCAAAAGATGAGGACAAACTCTCTGAGATACCGGCCACTGGCGATGATAGAACCACAGAGTCTACAAATCCGGAGGCAGCGCCACCAGCACCAGCCAAAGTTTCCTTAAAGATGGGATTCCAGAGCAAACCAAAGAACGTTTTTGCAGCGGCCAAAAAGAATGCTCTAGGGGGTAAGAAGGCCCCAGCATTTGAGCCGCCGAAAAAGATGAGCGAAGCAGAGCGTATTATGAAGGAAGAAATTGAGCGCAAGAGAAGCAGGGAGCAAACAAATGGAGGACCATCCCATAAACGACCACGATTTTAG